In Acidimicrobiales bacterium, a genomic segment contains:
- a CDS encoding AAA family ATPase, with protein sequence MVSSGRRVVVLVSGPPGSGKSTVAVPLAGALGFPLVAKDYVKEAIWDAVGPPVGDLTWSRRTGAAVMEVLWAVAARCDRVVLEANFRPRSHYERGKLAGLDACVVEVYCSCAAEIAACRYAARASSDAHHAAHVGRTVTPEALAEFDRPVALGPVIRVDTTAPVDIHTLASDVFALIRGPEARTV encoded by the coding sequence ATGGTGTCGTCGGGTCGACGGGTCGTGGTGCTGGTGTCAGGACCCCCTGGGAGCGGCAAGTCGACCGTGGCAGTGCCATTGGCCGGCGCGCTCGGGTTCCCGCTGGTGGCCAAGGACTACGTGAAGGAAGCGATCTGGGACGCCGTCGGCCCACCGGTCGGTGACCTCACCTGGTCTCGCCGGACCGGCGCAGCGGTGATGGAGGTCCTTTGGGCTGTCGCCGCACGATGCGACCGAGTCGTGCTGGAGGCGAACTTCCGTCCCCGGAGCCATTACGAGCGAGGCAAACTCGCAGGCCTGGACGCCTGCGTTGTCGAGGTCTACTGCTCATGCGCAGCTGAGATCGCTGCCTGTCGCTACGCAGCCCGCGCTTCATCTGATGCGCACCACGCCGCGCACGTCGGACGCACCGTCACGCCCGAGGCCCTCGCCGAGTTCGACCGTCCTGTCGCCTTGGGCCCGGTCATCAGGGTCGACACAACCGCTCCCGTCGACATCCACACCCTGGCCAGCGATGTGTTTGCCCTCATCCGAGGGCCTGAAGCTCGCACCGTGTAA
- a CDS encoding class I adenylate-forming enzyme family protein has product MHTGMILEMAADSLGERTALGARGEGWTFAELGVRARRAGSLLARRTVDNIVLIDENSPAVPVALFGAGIAAKPFVPVNYRLADERLVAIVQRTAPAVVIAGDGVAERLAGVREIDVISRFDFLASIEDESVPESDGWACDPDAVAVLLFTSGTTGEPKAAVLRHRNLAAYIVASLEFGTAGEDEAAVVSVPPYHVAAVSAVLSNTYLGRRVVQLERFDPQAWVDVVERSSVTHGMVVPTMLNRILDVVQADGQGLPSLRSLAYGGGPMPRAVVERAMRLLPETDMVNAYGLTETSSTVAVLGPSDHRLAATSDDPEVRARLSSVGRPLPGIEVSIRNELGGPVPPGHAGEIWVRGEQVSGEYLGRGGGADDGWFNTRDAGVLDAAGYLYLRGRLDDVIVRGGENLRPEEIEAVLLDHPTVGAAAVVGVPDEEWGERVVAAVVLRAGAEASEKELRQHVRQVLRSARTPERVFFYDELPYNETGKLLRRVLRDELAAQPAVSGQG; this is encoded by the coding sequence ATGCACACCGGCATGATCCTCGAGATGGCCGCCGACTCGCTCGGCGAACGGACCGCGCTCGGCGCACGGGGCGAGGGTTGGACCTTCGCCGAGCTCGGGGTCCGGGCGCGGCGTGCCGGCTCGCTGCTGGCACGACGGACCGTCGACAACATCGTCTTGATCGACGAGAACTCGCCAGCGGTCCCTGTGGCGCTCTTCGGCGCTGGCATCGCCGCCAAGCCCTTCGTGCCCGTGAACTATCGCCTCGCCGACGAGCGCCTGGTGGCGATCGTCCAGCGCACCGCGCCAGCAGTGGTGATCGCCGGCGACGGCGTCGCCGAGCGACTCGCCGGCGTGCGTGAGATCGACGTCATCTCGCGGTTCGACTTCCTCGCCTCGATCGAGGACGAGTCCGTCCCGGAGTCCGATGGATGGGCTTGCGATCCCGACGCCGTCGCGGTGTTGTTGTTCACCAGCGGGACCACGGGCGAGCCGAAGGCGGCCGTGCTCCGGCACCGCAACCTGGCGGCGTACATCGTCGCATCCCTCGAGTTCGGAACGGCAGGCGAGGACGAAGCGGCAGTCGTGTCGGTCCCGCCGTACCACGTCGCCGCGGTCTCCGCGGTCCTGTCGAACACCTACCTCGGGCGTCGCGTCGTGCAGCTCGAGCGGTTCGATCCGCAGGCGTGGGTCGACGTCGTGGAGCGTTCGTCGGTGACGCACGGCATGGTCGTCCCCACGATGCTCAACCGGATCCTCGACGTCGTCCAGGCTGACGGCCAGGGCCTACCGTCCCTCCGGTCGCTCGCCTACGGGGGTGGACCGATGCCGAGAGCCGTGGTCGAGCGCGCCATGCGGTTGCTGCCGGAGACGGACATGGTGAACGCGTACGGGCTCACCGAGACCTCCAGCACCGTCGCGGTGCTCGGACCGTCGGACCATCGGCTGGCCGCGACGAGCGACGATCCCGAGGTTCGGGCTCGGCTCAGCTCCGTCGGGCGGCCGTTGCCCGGCATCGAGGTCTCGATTCGCAACGAGCTCGGCGGGCCGGTGCCTCCTGGTCACGCCGGCGAGATCTGGGTTCGGGGCGAGCAGGTCTCAGGCGAGTACCTCGGACGCGGGGGCGGCGCCGACGACGGCTGGTTCAACACCCGCGACGCCGGCGTTCTGGACGCAGCCGGTTACCTCTACCTGCGCGGACGCCTCGACGACGTCATCGTGCGTGGTGGCGAGAACCTGAGGCCCGAGGAGATCGAGGCGGTGCTACTCGACCATCCGACGGTCGGCGCGGCGGCCGTCGTCGGAGTCCCCGACGAGGAGTGGGGCGAACGAGTCGTGGCGGCGGTCGTCCTCCGTGCCGGCGCCGAGGCGTCGGAGAAGGAGCTGCGGCAGCACGTCCGGCAGGTGCTGCGATCCGCCCGGACGCCGGAGCGCGTCTTCTTCTACGACGAGCTGCCCTACAACGAGACCGGCAAGCTCCTGCGCCGCGTCCTCCGAGACGAGCTGGCAGCCCAACCGGCCGTGTCCGGACAGGGCTAG